The stretch of DNA AGTGATTTAGCTCCATATAACAGTATGTaatgcagtggttcccaaagtgtggggcagtgccattgcagggagGGGGGAGCGCGGGAagcagtatggatgaatgaaaaaaaaaaaacagttacacaaaagtgtttcactgtaatgATGTACtgtagtttgtagtttgttttgttgcaacctgaagtgtgaaattaacttcagtggagtttgaaaacaaaatatgtgtatatgtGGTTTATGtgtggttgaacgatgtgtgtgcccagttgattttttttttcttttttgggggggattttattgtaatccataggggggcccagaaaatctttgggaaccactgatgTAATGTGTCCTGTTCCTCACCTGTACTCTGCAACTCCACCCACATATTTCTTCATGGCCGTGTCAGAGCTCATACCATAGAAGAGTTTGTACTTCTTGCCGTTCTTCTCAATGATCTCCCCGGTGCACTGGTCATGACCTGCCAGCATTCCTCCCATCATGACAAAGTCAGCCCCGGCACCTGAGGAGCAGAGGTCACAGGCGGTCACAGGTGTAGAAGTTGATGAAGACACAAACACTGAAGCATGATTACTCACCAAAGGCCTTTGCTACATCTCCTGGGCAACTGCAGCCACCATCCTAAACAATGAATAATTCCACCAATGTGTCAGTACTATGGCCCGagaattatgtttttctaaCTTTGTGGACtgatgctgccctctgctgtcTGCAAGTGATATTGCAGTGCTCAAGGATTAGGagttttcaaaaacagttttacagaCTGAGTTTAATGTGTCTTCTATTCTTTTTAAGATATACTACTCAAAAGTTaccatttcttattttaccctgtatttaaaatagaaattgtAAGATTTTGCTATGAACTGAGGATATGGAGCCTGCTAAATCAGActgtggatggatggactgaagAGTAGataagtaaaaacaataaaatttatgCTGTtcataaaactacatttttattttccatactTTTATAGTCATGGAAATACTTAAATGTAATACTTTTTGCactgtgtgtaataaatctGTGAATGAGATTCCAAAACTGCCTCCACCTACTAACAGTTAAAGCTTTGCTCATGAGAACCTAAATAGTCTAGCTAAAGCAGTCCAATTCGGTTCACACATTCAACCAAGTATGCCTAAATTGAATCACCACTCAGTTCTTTTGTTGCCAAAGGTGAAACTGACATCAAGTATTTAGAGATTCATTAAAGACTAGCagtcaaaatttgaaaaataaaaacactttcatcAATTAAGTTTAACTCAGACAGGAAATGCTCTTGTATTTCCACACAATTTATATACATAGTTATAGCTGTCTGTCAGCCCTTTCACAGTCATATAAGCAAAAACAACATGTCCTTACAGAGATAATGTGACCTTTGAGTCCGTGGGCTGAGTCTGCACACTCTATGACAGCACTCAGCTGTGGATAACCCACTCCTGTCTTGATCCTTGTCGTGCACACCGAACCTGAAAAATACAGCATTAATGCTGCATTAGAGAAGGGGAGGTCTTTCTGCAATCTCTATCTATTTCTGGCTACAGAAACCTGCTGTGAAGAATTAGTGCATTTACTTCTACTCTCTACAGCTGATAATTGTCCCTAAATTTTCACATCATTTATTAGTTTCCCTTTACAACATATCGTGCACGAGCAGACAACTTAATATGTATAATGACAAACggactttctgttttcttattaaACACTCGGATGATTTTATCCACCGACCTGGTCCGATACCAACTTTGATTATATCAGCACCAGAGAGGATGAGCTCCTCCACCATCTCCCCTGTTACCACATTTCCAGCCTGCAACATAAACACCAAAAAGCACTCATAGATCAGCCTTTATCTGAGACACCGGGGGGACAAACTGTTGTATGAGGTCAGATGGGCCCATTTCCTTACCATGATGGTGTGTTTGGGGAACTTTTCTCTCACCGTCTTGACAAACTCCACAAAGTACTCTGAGTAGCCATTGGCCACATCCAGACAGATGTACTGGAGAGTAGGGACGGCCTGCAGGATGGCACACAGCTTCTCCAGGTCTGCATTGCCACTCCCTGAGCTAGCGGCTACATGCTGAGTGGATGGGAAATATACCGTTTCATCTTCAGTGTATTAGGATTTAATGTGGCAGACCAACACAGATGGACAATAACACATGGCTTTCAAATTTCCtgcaaataacattttgaaaactgggATGTGGATTTGTACTGAACTGACTTTAGTTAATAACTCTGTTTTGGAACAGGTTTCCATCATCTAGAGACTAAAGTGTTGGTCTGCTCTTCATTACAAAAATAGCAAGTGCTCAGTCACACTGGATGCAGAGCACCTATGAACATCAAGTCTTGCCAAGGATTCccagttggatttaggtctgggctttgacttcTAATACATAGACATGTTGTGgtttaaacctttaaattttAGCTCTGTCTGGCTGGACTGTCAGCATCATGATCCTGTTTAAAGGTGAACCTCTGCCATTgtgtcaacatttttatttaaccttgcAAGTACTTTGAGTGGAGAAGTGGTGATGTTACCTCTAAGCATTCTGGATGGTCAGCAGCAAAGTTTTTCCAGTCTTCTACAGAGTAGTGTTTATGGATGGCTGTGAAGAGGGTGTGCTAAAGACAGAGTAAAGACAAATATGCTCAAAGTGAAGGGAAAACTGTACCATCATACAGTTTCAGCTGAGCTAAATGGAAACAATGCCTCTCTAccacataagaaaaaaaaacactttcaaaaacTCACTTTACTGAGAACCTTTGCCATCTCAAAGGTTCCTGTTGTATCCATGTTGGCTGCAATGATGGGGATGCCAGTGTAGGTCTGCTTGGAGTTGCGGAATGTGAAGGTCCTTCGAAGATCCACCTAAAGTTAAAGAAGAGATTTAACTTTATCTAGAAATGAACGAAACATTTGGAAATTCCCTCAGAACCTTGAAGTTACTGGTCATGCCTGAAACGTGGATACACTGAATCAATTAAATTCACAAGTTGGCTTCTAATGTGATGTGATGACctataaaacaaagtttaagtCTGACTGCTTTTTGTAAGCTCTACTCTTTAACGGTTTCTACATATGTTATTACTAGTATTTTGGAAACGTCTCGAGGTTTGTTTCTCATTGTTGACTACAGAAGGCTTTTGCTATGTAGAGGCAGgacatttattacataaaatcaatcTCACCATAGAAACTGATGTGTTGTACAATGTTCCTTCTGCCAgagtgaaattgttttttagaGCTGCAGATGAAATTGGCTCATATCTCATCCTGGCATAAAGATGGTTCAGTAAGTGCTTCCAGTGCAGCAAAGTCCTTTTTTCAAGGcagcaaataaacatttctgactttCAGCACAAGCTGACTCTCTGATTTTCCTTTGTCCAATATAAAATGATGAGGTATGACACATGGATCCTCTGGAGTTGTTTTTAAGGATGTGAGACTTGAGCTGTAAGTCTGGCAGTCTGCTAAAGcaatattgctttaaaaatgtcaatatatctgttttttttgtttgggtattgtaacaaatatatatttaaacttttagataattctgtatttttatatgGTTCTGATTGATCGTTGttatgaatttctttttgtttttggatttagCTGCGTTTCTATCAAGTTGTTCTACCTGGTCATGTTGTGCATTGAGTTATGCAAGGTAGCTACATGCTTTATATATTATCTGCTGGGAAGCactatcttaaaaaaaaagaaaaaaaaatctaaattctgaTTTGACTTGTTagtcaatatttatttactgacaAGTTTCAGCTGACAAATCTTTAGAAATCTTCTGATTGGAGTTAAAATACCAATTACTGTCTTTCAAACTGCatcatcttttacatttttctttaattcaactgaagaaacattcaaatAGTATGTCTGGTTCAGAATGCTATAAGTTGAATGTATTAAGATCCAATTTAAGCAGCTTTTGTCTGTTATGTGTCAATGCAACACCCGTTATTCCCTTAAGGTTGTGCCGCTTTTATGCCACAATcatctgtccatctgtctgtccagCGGTCCAACAAATTTATAGTGAACTTTTGTATTCATTGTAAATGAGTGAGCTGgaaaaattactgaaaaataGGTAAGTATTCCTAGTTTTCGTAatttaggaaaacattttacatatttaaaatgtgtataaaatctgttttataaaCAACACAATAGAGGCTGCAGTAAAAAATAGTTCAATGTTGATGTCATGTAATGGAGACCAGGCGAGGTCATTACCACTAAGGACACAAAGGACATTGAGAGTTAGGCACTTTTATTATTGCGTCAATTGAAAGGCTTTCATTGGATTTTGTCACGTTCAAGATGAGAACCAATGTTGGTTCaaagcaaataattatttgtttattttattttcttctcaaaGTTGTCCATTTGATTTAGCTGTTTCATTTTAAGCTGAATGGGCCTTTGTGGTGCCATTTCATATATTATTTTCCAGATGTTCCTGGTTGAGAGACGGAACAGCATTCCCTTTGAATGAATTGTCTCGTTTGTTGCTATATATGACAATGTTCGCACATATATTTGTTTTGGCGATGGTGGAGAGTACCACCTAACACGTCAATCCCTCATGTAACATTAGAATGGAAAAAATGTGTGATTACAGTGCAGAATGGGCGACTCAGTTCAAGCTCTATAAAGTCACAAACACCAAATTCCCTCACTTCAGAGGCCAGAAgttcatgttttccttcatcCTGTCCTCCATGTTTATGCTACAGTACACTCATATCTATTTGTCATGTGGAATGTGCTCTGGTTTCatctgtgacacacacacacagtcctaTTTATAAACAGCGTTTCTGAGAAGCGTCCTGTGCTTCATGTTGCGGTCCACCTCTCAGATACCAGCTCCCACCTCCTGCCGCTTTCTGCTTCCCGTCTTCTGACACCGAACCAGTCAGAGCAGCTTCGGCTGGAATCAGACCCAGTTCTGGTGATGCGTCGTCAGCTGAGGAAGTTATAGGCTTAAGCAAGCAGGAACACGATGCTCTGCTACTATAGACattcaaatacaaaacaagtttttttttccagttttaaaatgtaaaaatcagatgaaaattgataaatgttctgttttttgaaCCACTGATTTgctcattattgtttgttttcattgcagCCAACATGTTGTTTGTTTCTCCTCTTTAAAAGACTAACCTTGTTTGTTGTCACCTTTAAGAAGGTCACCTCCCTATTACATGACCACACTCCTGGAGGAAAGCAAACTTTATAGCTTAAAATAAGCATaaacaaaatcaggaaaataGAGGAACAATAGTAGTGATAAAATCACTGAATTCAGCTTTGTTGAGGCActtataaaagtaaataaatatttgaaattttttttttttttacttcactcataatgttaaaataattagcGAGTTCTACATTTCCACTGCCTGCCATGTATGACAAATTTACAAGATTCTGTTGTGTCATCCAGCACAGAGGCCTTCAACACAGATCTCCTGAGAAAGCTGCTGTACATCATCTGAGCGCCGGTAACTAACAGCACCAACCTCCGAGCGGCTCTTCAGACTGCTCCTCTTGGGTCTGAACAGGACATCCTTGAAGTCCAGCTTGAGGTCTGCGTCCACCCGAGGCATCCTGGATGCCCACAACACTGATGATGAGACTCTCCTGAGgaaggctgcagcagctgcggtGGTCGCCGGTGCCGAGCCCCAGCCACCAAACCCGAACCTGCAGGCGGCCAGCGTATTTAAAGCAGAGGGGAACCCAGCCCAGTTCTAGCCCCCATGGCTTTATTTGGGCCTGggctctctccctccctcttccTGTGTTTCCATCCTCTCCTCCAGCCTCGCCTGTCTTCCCCAGCCCCCACCCTCTCCTCCGGCAGAGTGGCAGGAGCAGCGGTTTCTGAGCCCGGCTGTCCCATCCACCGACGCTGGCTCACACACACTCCAACTCTCTCTGGCACACATAGAGAGAGTAACACTGCAGTGGCTTTTATGCTGCAGTGCTAAGAGCACACCTGCTGTCCAGCTGGGGCATTGCTTCTTCCACTGCTAGGTGTCAAGACAGAGCGGCATGAAGATAAACACTAATGGAAAGACCATGAGTGAAGtataaaatatgcttttttatATGGCCATAAATCTGggccaaaaaatatatacagtatacctTGCTCATGTAAATCCATCTTTGTaatattgtgaaatatttcatttcaagcagttgatgaacattttattacatataagaagaaaaaacctCTATGCATCTCCTGATTCATAGGAGAAAATCCTTGGGATAGTCTTTACATTTCAAACTGATTGGACAGTTGCCAGTGAAACTGGCCAGTCAGAAGAAAGACTGTTTTGTTGCATATTATGTCCCCATATAGTCCCTAAATAGGACACATTGTCCTAATGTTGGAAGGCCCACTCCATATAATCTaataacatacagtatattcatCTGAAATGGCTTCTTTctttccagtaaaaaaaaatcataaatctttgtgttattgttgcttgatATAGATGGTACTTTTGTGACAGTAGATCATATTGATTGATAAACTGGAAAGTCAGGTTTTATTCTCTGCTGTGTTACATGGTTCAAATCTATGATGACAGACTTAGTTGAACTACTTTCTATTATTTAGATTTCTAAATGACCTTGTGTCTCTCTGGAAACTttcatgtaataaaatgttttctgttcagGTTACACAAAGAACTACAATGTCTCCTATTATAATTACTTGCTACGACAGTTTGTGATGACATGACCACAGTCTCTTAGACATGTTGTGTGAGGGTTCATCAAACTGACTGATGAGCAGAAACTGGCATGGAAGGTTatcatttctgttcatttgcTTACAATACAATGCTAATCTAAGAGTTGTTATTTGGATGGTTGCCTCGTAAATGTAGGAAAACAGTTGTAAAGTTTAAGAATTAGTATTAGGAGATATTTTTGAcgttacaaaaatgaaaatgatcaaacacaGTTGATTcaagaacaaaaattaaagattCAAGAACAAAAATTTCTAAAGGAAACATCTTTAGCCATCACTGATTGAAAGTTTTGTTTAGTTACTGAAGTTAATAGTGCATTCATtcagaatgtttaaaaaaaaatcatttctttctaacctaaaattgaacaaaattttgttttttcaaaaaatagcggggtttttttcatcctttttcaAAGTCCAGCGAATTTTCAAAGTCCAACCGCTAGATGTCAGC from Xiphophorus maculatus strain JP 163 A chromosome 13, X_maculatus-5.0-male, whole genome shotgun sequence encodes:
- the gmpr gene encoding GMP reductase 1 isoform X2, with amino-acid sequence MDTTGTFEMAKVLSKHTLFTAIHKHYSVEDWKNFAADHPECLEHVAASSGSGNADLEKLCAILQAVPTLQYICLDVANGYSEYFVEFVKTVREKFPKHTIMAGNVVTGEMVEELILSGADIIKVGIGPGSVCTTRIKTGVGYPQLSAVIECADSAHGLKGHIISDGGCSCPGDVAKAFGAGADFVMMGGMLAGHDQCTGEIIEKNGKKYKLFYGMSSDTAMKKYVGGVAEYRASEGRTVEVPYRGDVENTVRDVLGGLRSTCTYVGAAKLKELSRRTTFIRVTQQSSQMFT
- the gmpr gene encoding GMP reductase 1 isoform X1, coding for MPRVDADLKLDFKDVLFRPKRSSLKSRSEVDLRRTFTFRNSKQTYTGIPIIAANMDTTGTFEMAKVLSKHTLFTAIHKHYSVEDWKNFAADHPECLEHVAASSGSGNADLEKLCAILQAVPTLQYICLDVANGYSEYFVEFVKTVREKFPKHTIMAGNVVTGEMVEELILSGADIIKVGIGPGSVCTTRIKTGVGYPQLSAVIECADSAHGLKGHIISDGGCSCPGDVAKAFGAGADFVMMGGMLAGHDQCTGEIIEKNGKKYKLFYGMSSDTAMKKYVGGVAEYRASEGRTVEVPYRGDVENTVRDVLGGLRSTCTYVGAAKLKELSRRTTFIRVTQQSSQMFT